The following are encoded in a window of Streptomyces sp. Go-475 genomic DNA:
- a CDS encoding maltokinase gives MPKTASLRPGLTRLAEPMESLGGLLRDWLPRQRWFAGKDRPVTELGLLSMTELFPGCLHLLVHAGHAGHTGVPSPGGAPPAGDCYQLLLGVREHPSPRLGRALIGQVQDGPLAGLTVYDALHDPRSAQLLLDRLRHPGTAGPLRFDCDADQQVPAGLVPRLLDAEQSNSSLVYGDEYILKVFRRIQPGVNPDLEVPGALARQGCHRVPAPVAWFQTKHPFKATLGVLQPYLRDASDGWTLALHALAAGDDFTAHARALGAATAEVHLALASAFPVGEPGENGRTAAAMNERLTAAAHCVPALQPFVPGLRAAFAALTTCDAGPPAQRIHGDLHLGQVLRAGREWFVIDFEGEPSRPLSERRSAHSPVRDIAGMLRSFDYAARQRRPWRPEWARRCREAYCAGYAGRAGWDPRKKHGLLRAYETDRAVYEVLYEARHRPDWLPVPMAAIERLAVRGD, from the coding sequence ATGCCGAAGACCGCATCCCTCCGCCCGGGCCTCACGCGCCTGGCCGAGCCCATGGAGTCGCTCGGCGGGCTGCTCCGCGACTGGCTGCCCAGGCAGCGCTGGTTCGCGGGCAAGGACCGGCCCGTCACGGAGCTCGGCCTGCTGTCGATGACCGAGCTGTTCCCGGGCTGTCTGCACCTGCTGGTCCACGCCGGGCACGCCGGCCACACCGGCGTACCCTCCCCCGGCGGGGCGCCCCCGGCCGGGGACTGCTACCAGCTGCTGCTCGGCGTACGGGAGCATCCGTCGCCGCGCCTCGGACGGGCGCTGATCGGGCAGGTGCAGGACGGGCCGCTCGCCGGCCTGACGGTCTACGACGCGCTGCACGACCCCCGTTCGGCCCAGCTCCTGCTGGACCGGCTGCGGCACCCCGGCACCGCGGGTCCGCTGCGCTTCGACTGCGACGCGGACCAGCAGGTGCCCGCCGGACTGGTGCCGCGCCTGCTGGACGCCGAACAGTCCAACTCCTCGCTGGTGTACGGCGACGAGTACATCCTCAAGGTCTTCCGGCGCATCCAGCCGGGCGTCAACCCGGACCTGGAGGTACCGGGGGCGCTGGCCCGCCAGGGCTGCCACCGCGTCCCGGCGCCCGTGGCCTGGTTCCAGACCAAGCACCCGTTCAAGGCCACCCTCGGCGTGCTGCAGCCGTATCTGCGGGACGCCTCCGACGGCTGGACGCTGGCACTGCACGCGCTGGCCGCCGGGGACGACTTCACGGCCCACGCCCGGGCGCTGGGCGCGGCCACGGCGGAGGTGCACCTCGCGCTGGCCTCGGCCTTCCCGGTCGGCGAGCCGGGGGAGAACGGGCGGACGGCCGCCGCGATGAACGAGCGCCTGACCGCCGCCGCGCACTGCGTGCCCGCGCTCCAGCCGTTCGTGCCGGGCCTGCGGGCCGCGTTCGCCGCCCTGACCACCTGCGACGCCGGGCCGCCCGCCCAGCGCATCCACGGCGACCTGCACCTGGGGCAGGTGCTGCGGGCCGGACGCGAGTGGTTCGTCATCGACTTCGAGGGCGAGCCGTCCCGGCCGCTCTCCGAACGGCGCAGCGCCCACTCCCCCGTGCGGGACATCGCCGGGATGCTGCGCTCCTTCGACTACGCCGCCCGGCAGCGCCGCCCCTGGCGCCCGGAGTGGGCCCGCCGCTGCCGCGAGGCCTACTGCGCGGGCTACGCCGGCCGCGCCGGCTGGGACCCCCGCAAGAAGCACGGACTGCTCCGCGCCTACGAGACGGACCGGGCCGTGTACGAGGTGCTGTACGAGGCACGGCACCGCCCCGACTGGCTGCCTGTACCGATGGCGGCGATCGAGCGCCTCGCCGTGAGAGGAGACTGA
- the glgB gene encoding 1,4-alpha-glucan branching enzyme has protein sequence MALKDTSIPEPSGPVPGTTTAPALSPEDRGRLLAGAHHDPHALLGAHPVPGGIVFRALRPFAHSVSVVIDGRRTALASEGDGLFSGVLPLAAIPAYTLHVAYDGGEQEVHDPYRFLPALGELDLHLIREGRHEQLWQALGAQPMTHEGVSGTRFTVWAPNAQGVRVATDFTYWDGTQFPMRSLGASGVWELFLPGVGEGTAYKFEIHSRYGHRFLKADPMARRCEEPPNTASIVTASHYEWGDAEWMAHRADTPVHEAPFSVYEVHLPSWRPGLTYRQLAEELPRYVRDLGFTHVELMPVAEHPFHGSWGYQVTGFYAPTARLGSPDDFRYFVDACHRAGLGVIMDWVPAHFPKDDWALARFDGDPLYEPGNERRAEHPDWGTYEFDFGRTEVRNFLVANAVYWCEEFHIDGLRVDAVASMLYLDYSREDGQWEPNAYGGREDLAAMAFLQEMNATVYRRAPGVVTIAEESTAWGGVTRPTDTGGLGFGLKWNMGWMHDSLEYIAKEPVHRKYHHHEMTFSMVYAYSENYVLPISHDEVVHGKQALVSKMPGDWWQRRANVRAYLGFMWGHPGKQLLFMGQEFAQGAEWSVEQGPEWWLLDEGYHSAGDHRGVRDLVRDLNAVYRATPALWQCDTRPEGFRWVAVDSADDNVFAFLRYDADGNPLLAVSNFSPVVRHDYALWVPGDVVAWQEALNTDDARYGGSGVTNADPVKPEDGRVRITLPPLATVWLTPFAV, from the coding sequence GTGGCCCTGAAAGACACCTCAATCCCGGAGCCGTCCGGCCCGGTCCCGGGCACCACCACCGCGCCCGCCCTGAGCCCCGAGGACCGGGGACGCCTGCTGGCGGGCGCCCACCACGATCCGCACGCCCTGCTGGGCGCCCACCCGGTGCCCGGCGGGATCGTGTTCCGGGCGCTGCGCCCCTTCGCCCACTCCGTGAGCGTGGTGATCGACGGGCGGCGCACCGCGCTCGCCTCGGAGGGCGACGGCCTCTTCTCGGGCGTGCTGCCCCTGGCGGCGATCCCCGCGTACACGCTGCACGTGGCGTACGACGGCGGTGAGCAGGAGGTGCACGACCCGTACCGCTTCCTGCCCGCGCTCGGCGAGCTCGACCTGCACCTGATCCGCGAGGGCCGGCACGAGCAGCTGTGGCAGGCGCTCGGCGCGCAGCCGATGACCCACGAGGGCGTGAGCGGCACCCGGTTCACGGTGTGGGCGCCGAACGCGCAGGGCGTACGGGTGGCCACGGACTTCACCTACTGGGACGGGACGCAGTTCCCGATGCGCTCGCTCGGCGCGTCCGGTGTGTGGGAGCTGTTCCTGCCGGGCGTCGGCGAGGGCACCGCGTACAAGTTCGAGATCCACTCCCGGTACGGCCACCGCTTCCTCAAGGCGGACCCGATGGCCCGCCGCTGCGAGGAGCCGCCCAACACGGCGTCGATCGTCACGGCCTCGCACTACGAGTGGGGCGACGCCGAGTGGATGGCGCACCGCGCCGACACGCCCGTGCACGAGGCGCCGTTCTCGGTGTACGAGGTGCACCTGCCGTCCTGGCGCCCGGGGCTGACCTACCGGCAGCTCGCCGAGGAACTCCCCCGCTACGTCAGGGACCTCGGCTTCACGCACGTGGAGCTGATGCCGGTCGCCGAGCACCCCTTCCACGGCTCCTGGGGCTACCAGGTCACCGGGTTCTACGCGCCGACCGCGCGCCTGGGCTCCCCGGACGACTTCCGGTACTTCGTCGACGCCTGCCACCGGGCCGGCCTCGGCGTGATCATGGACTGGGTTCCGGCGCACTTCCCGAAGGACGACTGGGCGCTGGCCCGCTTCGACGGGGACCCGCTGTACGAGCCCGGGAACGAGCGGCGCGCCGAGCACCCCGACTGGGGCACGTACGAGTTCGACTTCGGCCGCACCGAGGTGCGCAACTTCCTCGTCGCGAACGCCGTGTACTGGTGCGAGGAGTTCCACATCGACGGGCTGCGCGTGGACGCGGTCGCCTCGATGCTCTACCTCGACTACTCGCGCGAGGACGGCCAGTGGGAGCCCAACGCCTACGGCGGCCGGGAGGACCTGGCGGCCATGGCGTTCCTGCAGGAGATGAACGCGACCGTGTACCGGCGGGCCCCCGGCGTCGTCACCATCGCCGAGGAGTCCACCGCCTGGGGCGGGGTGACCCGGCCCACCGACACCGGCGGGCTCGGGTTCGGGCTGAAGTGGAACATGGGCTGGATGCACGACTCGCTGGAGTACATCGCCAAGGAGCCGGTGCACCGCAAGTACCACCACCACGAGATGACGTTCTCGATGGTGTACGCCTACAGCGAGAACTACGTCCTGCCCATCTCCCACGACGAGGTGGTGCACGGCAAGCAGGCGCTGGTGTCGAAGATGCCGGGCGACTGGTGGCAGCGGCGCGCGAACGTCCGCGCCTACCTCGGCTTCATGTGGGGCCACCCCGGCAAGCAGTTGCTGTTCATGGGGCAGGAGTTCGCGCAGGGGGCCGAGTGGTCAGTGGAGCAGGGACCGGAGTGGTGGCTGCTCGACGAGGGCTACCACTCGGCGGGCGACCACCGGGGCGTGCGCGATCTGGTCCGCGACCTGAACGCGGTCTACCGGGCGACGCCCGCGCTGTGGCAGTGCGACACCCGGCCGGAGGGCTTCCGGTGGGTGGCGGTGGACTCCGCCGACGACAACGTCTTCGCGTTCCTCAGGTACGACGCCGACGGCAACCCGCTGCTGGCGGTGTCGAACTTCTCCCCCGTCGTCCGGCACGACTACGCCCTCTGGGTGCCGGGTGACGTCGTCGCCTGGCAGGAAGCCCTCAACACCGACGACGCGCGCTACGGCGGCAGCGGCGTGACCAACGCGGATCCGGTCAAACCGGAGGACGGCCGTGTCCGGATCACGCTGCCTCCGCTGGCCACGGTGTGGCTGACGCCGTTCGCTGTGTGA